TGCCAACAGTTTGCTACACAGCTTGTGCAACGTTGAAAGTAAGAATGCCTAActgtacagaagaaaatgttattttgatgCAAGTGTTGTTCTTTTATCTGTCTTCTGATGGGAAAGTGTCTCCTAGATCTTGAATTTGTTTTAAGTTTAGCACTAAAGAAGGATGTAGTTAAACTGCACAGTAACTTGTAAGACTGCTACCTCTCTTCTGTGCCACAGCACGGAATTAAAAACTGGATCCTTTGTGCCTTCCCACTTTCTGGCTTGATGTAAGAGTTAGAGTGAATCCTCATGGAAGTCACTGGTTCTGTGTGGGCAAAAGCACTATCTAGAATATCTAATCTGGCAGCTCTCTATCAAAATAtaagtttgatttcttttatcAAGGGTATTCTAACCACTGACTAGagtcaagaaaacagaaagcttttttttaatcactttttatATACTAgtgctgaaatacaggaaagaaTTATTTGTTGTGGGAAAGTCTGCCCTTAATGTTATGgacaaatttatttattcaatgttttctcaaaaatcttttaatattcttttaaatataatcCCCTACAAAGAAATCAGAGTTGAGTgggttggaaaaaaatgttgcacaTTAAAAGAAGCTGAGGCAGGGAACTAAGTGAAAATATCGACAACCGGTAGGAGAAGGAGAAATACtagaaaacatttattcattACTAGTTGGATAAAATCAAGTGGTTTAAATCTGCTGTCAGAAACTTTTTCTATGTTATTTAGACATAGGGCACTTCTGTTGTCTGTGATTTTGTATATAACTTCTATGATGTGGGTACAGAAGTTTTTATACCACTAAAATAACTTGTCAGTAGTGTTTGAACTTCAACATTTTACGGGTCTTGCTGCCCACTTCCATTCACTTGCTAATCTCTTCCGACATTTTTCAGGGTCCTGATTCCCATTATGGAACAAAAGGTTTGAAGAAAGTGATCCACGAATCTCCTACTGCTAGCAAAACATGCTTTGTCTTTTATAGTTCACCAGGTAACAACAATGGTACATCAATAGAAGACGGACAGATaccagaaataatattttatacataatGTCACATGACCATTTTGAATGTGTCAGTGTATCAGTGGACTTCAGCTCACTATTGGCGGCAGttaaaaaattctgtgaaaTGACATGAATGTGTGAGGAGTAACTTGTTTGAGAGGTAccagaaaagctattttctctGCATTGTTATTGGCAGAATGTAATTTGGCTTTTCCTCTTAAGGAAATGTCAAGTGGAATAAGTACTCTGTATATTGAAGATTGTTTTAAATAGTACCTTGTGATtaattgctttgtattttcacCCCTTTATTTCTCATGTagtaaaattcattttttgaaCTGGAAAATCCTTACTCATTATGAACTTACTGTGTATGTTTTCCCCAACTTGTCCTAAAAAGACAgtaaagctgctgctgtggtcCCAGCTTACACTTCTTCCCAAACTGACCTTGGAATGACCCTATGGACATGAACTGCTACTGTATGTTTTTTTGAAATACATCGGCAAAGCTGGATTCATGTTGCTATCATCTTGACTTTTTGGATGAGGTGTGGAGAATTAATGGACTTGGCACTGCAGACAGCATCTGCAGCTGCACCGAAGAAATACTAGGTCAAATTCAGCAACACACAGATCTTTTCCAGAATATCTTTTAATTCAGAAGGGCTGTTTTGGAACATAGAGCTGGTTATGGAAATAGCCACTGTATATACAGCTGTGCCTGTAAGAAAATGTATAATGTGAAAATGAGAATACGAGACTTGTAATGATGTTATTTTATCATTGGACAAAATTAGTATGAACTAAGGATTATTTGTGTGCAACTACTTTTACAGCTTGCATACACTAATTTGATGCAACTGATGTATGTATATAGTATTCAGCATCTTGCAATATGTACTGTGTAGTAGTAGAATGTCTTCATGTACAAAATCCTGTATCCTTCCCCCAAATTGTACCGAAGTCATAATTCGAGaacacaggagggaaaaaacaaactaaacctcttttctcttccctacTTTCTCTTTAAATGCCCCCTCCGGTGCAGGCCGTGCACGTCTTGCGTCTCAAAACAGAGCCTTTAAGAACAAGCCCTGTATCTCAAACCCCCTGCTCTGTAGGAATCTTGACCCGCGCCCtcttctccccccgccccgcccccgggcGGAGGTTTTTCATTCGGTCAAGACACGCAAAGCGTTGCTCTAACGCGGCGGAGGGGGCGAGCCGGCAGCCGGGGCTGGGCGTTGGCGGGCTGGGCATTCCGGTCCCGCCGCGGTCTCCGCCGGGAGCAGCCCCGGCCGCACGGCGCCCCGGGGGGCCGCCGCCCTGGCGGCGCGGACccgcgcgccccgccccgcctctCCCCGCGGCGCGCCGCTCacccggggcggcgggggcggagCGCGCAGGCGCGGCCGGGGCGGAGCCCGgcgccgcgggggcggggctaGCCGGTGTTGCCGGAAGGGCCGCGCCGCGCTATGCTGGCCCTCGCCGGCTTCCGTCGGccgctggcggcggcggcgcggagcggcggcggcgggggggccaTGCCCCGAAAGGTGCAGGGCGGGGAGGTCCGCGGCGGGGGTGGCGGGCAGGTGGCGCCCGCGGTGACCGCGCCTCTTCCTCTGTTTCAGGGAAAAGCGACCGGGAAGGGGCCCGCGGAACCGGGCGCCGCCGCGGGACCGGTGGTGGCGGCGGGCGAGGGCTGCGTGAGGGTGGCGGTTCGCGCCAAGCCCGGCTCCCGGTGCAGCGCCGTCACAGGTGGGGCCCGCCCCGCGTcctcccccgctgccggccGGGAGGCGGGATCTCGGGAGAGGCTGCCCGGCGGTGTGCGGGACCCGGGGACGCGGGGCGAGGCGAGTGGGGAGGGCGGCGTGCTGGTCTGGCCGGCCTCCCGtgccgcggccgccgcctccggggagcggggcgggggagcTGCTGTCTCTGACTGGGCCTCCTCGGGAGTTCTGCAGCTTATCTCTGGCCTCTGAGCTctaaaataaaacccccaaaataataataataataaaaaaccccaaacccaagccCAGAGCGCCAGGAAACTAGGGAAAGTAGTCGTTTCACGCTTTCCTCCAGCCGGGAGCAGCTCTCTGGGGCTCCCCGAGGTAACGCTAGGTGGAGCGGTGAGCGCGGCGGAAGTTGTTCCGAACAGCTTTTTTGGAAAGGGGTTGGGGTCAGCGCGGTCGGTCGGCGCCTCGGTTTGCCGCGTGTGGTTTTGTGCACGCTGTTTGTGTCCCGAGAGGTCCTGCGGGTCTGTTTGAACCGTGGCAGTTCCATCTAATACAGCGTGTTCTCCCTCTACAGATCGGGACTGGCTTATGTACAAATTAGAACTGCTTTTTCTACAGACACGTGTATGAGACTAACGTGGTGGACCCTGGTAGAGTATCCAGGCTCAGTTGGCAACGCAAGGAAATTTTTGACGATGGCGTAGCTCTCTGGGCAGGCTTATTTatcgtggggttttttttggtgggatCACCGGATTTGTATTATGTTGCGTGACGCCGAGCTGGGCTACGCCTGCATCAGAGGGAGAGGGGCTTAGAACAGGGCCCTGCTTGTGTGAAAACCGGTTGTTCACAGCTGCGCTCTGACACGGGTCTGAAGGCTTCGCTCTTCTCTGTGTCAGAAGGTTAGCTTTGTTTGTGGTGGCTAACAGCTTTAACTTGAGGGAGTTAGTGAAGTGTAAAAATGCCATTACCTGCTAACCTGTaggtttctttggttttaaattaaaatgcttttgaaagcatAAGCATTCATTTTTAGGAGATGATAACTAGatgttttgaatattttgagaataaataccttaaaatatttgttatagATGTGACAGCTGAGGCAGTAGGTGTAGCTATTGCTGCACCTCCGTCAGAAGGGGAGGCAAATGCAGAGCTGTGTCGCTACCTCTCTAAGGTGCTAGAAGTGAAGAAGAGTGAAGTTATTTTAGAGAaggtacttcttttttttttttttcctttccgtCTTGCCCTACTACAGTTTAAATTCAAGCTTTTTAAACTCACTCATTGAGTACAGGGAGCTGCTCTCCAAGTTCAGTCCAAAAGACACTTTAAAGGTGTTTAGCTGAGTTAATGGAATGATTCATTGAGAACAAACCTAGTGTAGGAAGAACCATAGCTGACCTTGAGCTCTTTAATCAGAATAGTTCTCATCATGATGCATTTTCCAAATTTGTGTGGTTCgtgttttctgtgttcttcaAAGATTCTCTTGTTTTCATGTCAAATGCAGTGCACAAAATCTGTGCTTTGCAGAGAATGTaacttttcattcattttttttaattaacttctgTATTTGAGTGAAAATTTTCTGACAATTAACCGTTATATATAAGTAAGAGCATATATAAGCACTCGGATTATAGCTGGGCCTCAAGAGTTTCTTTGTATTAGAATTTACATCTCTTGACTTTGGTGAGTGGAAACTCTTTGTTTTATTCATTgcactgaataaataatttgttttattaattcatttacTTACAGTCAGTCCTTCCAGCAGTGTTCATTTATAGTTTATGAACATAAGAGCCTAATGAAAAATTgtactatttatttttgtctgttggTTTAATGTAGTAGTTGTAGAAGTTTGTTAAAGGATAGTGGTAAATGGCAACAGGATCAATGAATTGAGCACTGTGTTGCCAAAAGGTAGAGATGTGAaggtttgagttttgtttttcctggatCATGGCCAAACTGCTTCATTCGTTTATCAACATTTTACAGATAACACTGTTTTCCTACCTTGAAGGGATGTTCAGGTTTAACTATATTATTCTCATAAGTGCTAAGCAGAGTTGAACATAAAAGGGGCCAGTGTTGTCTGACCTTGACTCAGTTGTTCTGAGCTACAGTGTCCACATAATTACATGctagtgtttgtttttcataagcCACTGTTTGTTCTTAGTCAAGCATTATGATAAAGTCTGTATTTTACCTGTGGCTTAGATTTTTCCATCCTGATCTGCTAGGTGTGAACAGCAAGTGATTTTTTGGTACTGGTTGCTCTCTGACATGCTACTTGCTTTATGATAAGTGCTAACATTGACAAAACCAATTCAAGTTGGGAAATTGGTGGGAAATCACCCAGTATAAAACTGAGTTTACCAGATTTCTATGCAAGGGCCTTGATTTTCATCATCAGCTGGCTAGACTGcttcaaaaatctgtttttaattttaaatttcatgctATATTTCTGTGTAGTAGAGTTAATGAGTTTTTCCTCCTTGAGGATGTCCCTTGTGGGCTTTTCAAACTTTTTGCCAGGCTGCAGATTAACAAGCACTTGTTTCTCATGGTTTACTGAATACTAGCAAAGTTGTGTCTTCAGGCAATATGAAATGAAGTTGCAAGTTTGCCAGTTGCTATgtaaaatagcctttttttcagtaatgcaAAAACAGGTCAATATTTCAAGTAACTGCTGTATGAATCTGAATGTCTTATAGGTTATATACTATGTGATTTCATTTAGTTGATGTTATCAACCTGAGAACTCAGTTTAAGAGTAACTAATACTCTGTGGGAGACAACTCTGAAGAAAGATCAGAAAGTTAtcaaatatacatacatatatacacacccactttttaaaaacaaaaatgcagattAGTTGGAGTCTTGCTTCTGGATGACACAAGTCAATTATGGAAACTTATCACTCCTTGCTTTTTGTTCTAGCCTATAAAAAGAATATCAATTCAGGGCATGCTCTGGGAGCTGTATCCAATTTTAGAAGGAGAGTAGATAAGACGTTGTTTTCCACCTTTCAAATAACTGGAAAGGACATTGATGAGCTATCTCTTACTGCTGTTAATTCTTCATACCCACActttaagaattattttaaaagtatctgaTATGTTGGCATTACAGTGAGATTATTTTGGAATGTGTATTTAGTGATGACTCTCTAAAAGatgtttctttgtgtgtgtCTAAACCAGGGTGGTAAATCACGTGAAAAAGTGGTGAAGATTTTGGTACCGATGACACCAGATGAGAttttagaaaaactgaaaaaagaagcTTCCAGTTGACGTAGAACAAGAGCGGGAGATGGGACAATGCATCTTGGTAAATGGACTGATATTCTTTCTTGTGTAAGTCTAGTCCTGTTGAGAATGTGGGTAATGACTAGGGAAGGATACTTTTTCCCCCTGCCCATCCTTGTTAATATAGCTGCTGTATAGTTGAAGTTTTTTGTATAGGTTTGGTTAGAAAAACTCGTCTTTACAGAGGTTCTGTGCCTGCTTCTGTCACtacagacttttttccccctctggaGAGTTTCATGTTGGTGAATTTGTCCTCTTTGCTGGTCCCTAAACAAATGGTTTAGAAAACTTGTTTCTTAGTGAAACAAACTTTGGTTAACAAAGTGAAAGGCTTGGAGTGACAGGCTTCAGTGTGAAAAATGGTACAAAAGGATGAGTCTGTCTGGATGGTAAAGACCCTAGAATAATGTTCTCTTCAATATCTAGTGGCAGTTACTGGATGCAGTTTTGCAGTATGTGCACAtatgtacatttaaaataaatttatttgaaGCCAATATACTGTTGTTGATCACACAGGCAAGCTAAAAGCACAATCACCTgaacaactgaaagaaaaccagaagtttACAGTATGAAAAACTGACCCAGAACCTGGTAATTGCATACACGGTGTCACTTCGTAATAGTCTGTAATTAGTTTCCTGAAGAGTAGAGATACAGTCATGTATCTTTGCTAAATGTATGTCAAGTGTAATgactgtttttaataaaaagggcaaaaagTATTATCAAactttgctttgtgtttatgtttttaacaaaaaaaatgtttcctagaAGTCACTTATtagaatgttatttttaaacttttttgcAATCTTTCCTTGGTTTAAAAATGAGTAATATTCCAACCCATAGAGAACCAAGCAGAGTCATTTGTAGAACAGAACAAGAAGTCTGAAACAAAATGGGCAACTACACTCTCAGGGCTTATGAAAAGAAGACTTAACCTCTCTCGTTATCATGCTTCAGAGGTCAGAGTAAGATTTAACTAGTATTTCCCAAAAATGTATGTGATATCACACATGTCTCTGGTAGGAGTTTGTTTTTTCATCTGTATCACTGCTGATGGCTGAAATTGTCCTATCTTTACTATGGttgtcatatttaaaaaattatatatataaatgtaatgcctaaagtaaaaaaaactgCTCTGAAGGTTTGCTTAAGGTTTGCCGTACCCTCTCCTGGAAAACAATGTTATGAATGCATAAGTTACAGCTAAATTTCTCTACTAGCTTCATGCAGTGGAGACTTAATAGCTCATAATTTAGTCTTTCATGAACAAAAATCTTTTGCTTTAGGAAATTCTTTCTGCTTCCTGTTATCCTAAATATTGCAACAATTGCTTTTAGAGTTAGAGAACTGGTGCCTGTCAAGATGACAGCTCCTTCAAGGTGACTCATTTTAAAGATGTTatgaaaaatgttactttcttGTTTGGAGAACTGAGTCTAGATAGTGAATGCTGTTTGCTTAATGGTTTGCATCTGGGCTCCTTATTTCCCCAGGCTTTTGGTCAGCCATACATTGCCACAGTTGCTTTTCCTTACTTGTCATTTTCAGTGTGTACAGGCTGATTTTGTTCTACTGTTCAGTCAGTTTTGGTACACGGCTCCTTGCTGTTtcatctgttcttgcccagCAGAGGGGTACCATGTCTTAGAGAAAAATTAAGGCAAAGCAAGCCAAAACTAAGTGTTCATGGGCTGGTTTTCTAAATGATTTCCTAAACTTCTTTTTATCGTGAGTTGAGAACAGCAATCCAAAGATTGAGGAATCCTGCTTTTATAGGATGCTGCAATAGCCATTATAAAGATTTCTTTGGAAGCTAATACCATGTGTTACATTATATGTATTATATACTATATTGAAATAATGTATTATACTTTCCCATGACTTCAGACCCAGATTGAGGCAGGAGCTGGATAGGCAGGTACAATCTTGGAAGTACATTGGTCTTGAATGATGATTATATACAACAGTAGCCAATTTAATCTTTTAGTTTCCTCTCTGTCTTGTCAACATGTTCTGTCTCATCTTCGCTAGCTTCTGCTTCAGAGGTTTCACCTTTCCTAAACACCTTCAGCTGGCATTCTGCACCTTTTCTTCCTAATCAGTGAAAGTAACTTGAAGACAGATAGGGTGCCTTCACGTTATTATGCTGTCATTTTTATGTAATGTGAGTCAGGCATATTGTCATATTGATAACTTGTCAATCAGAAGACAAGTACTGTTCAGCTAGGAAGTTTATTAATCCTTGGGAAAACAACCACTGTGCCCTCCTCTctattgcatttctgttttctattgcATTTACAAGTACGTgtgtggggagagagggagccATTTATATAATACTGATTTTTGTGCTTGGCCAAGCGaagtcctttttctttcatctggaTTGTAATACGGCATTTAAGACTCACTTCAATCTGTCCAGTTCAGTCATCATATGgtattttttcaaaacttg
This region of Buteo buteo chromosome 13, bButBut1.hap1.1, whole genome shotgun sequence genomic DNA includes:
- the C13H15orf40 gene encoding UPF0235 protein C15orf40 homolog — translated: MLALAGFRRPLAAAARSGGGGGAMPRKGKATGKGPAEPGAAAGPVVAAGEGCVRVAVRAKPGSRCSAVTDVTAEAVGVAIAAPPSEGEANAELCRYLSKVLEVKKSEVILEKGGKSREKVVKILVPMTPDEILEKLKKEASS